The Primulina huaijiensis isolate GDHJ02 chromosome 9, ASM1229523v2, whole genome shotgun sequence genomic interval ttaatatAATGTAACCTAGcgcattaataaataatttagtatTTTTATCTTAATTCATTTATTCTCCAAAATTATCCATAATATATTTTCAACAATCTAATCAGACTATCAGTGAGCTTATGAATTTTTCTTAGTTCAGCGATAACTGATCCATCATCCCTAGCATTATTTTGGCTAACTCAGCTTAAACTATCCACAATATCTCCAACAATATAATCAGATGACAATTGAACCTACGAGGCCTTACATCTgttaaacattaaaaaaaggATGATTCAGCCAACTACCACCAAGAAAAGCACAGttatttacaaaatatatatgaacACTATATTCTAAGACGTTGTGTTTGTCAAAAGGTAAGCAATAGACacattttatatatacataataattttttgtttcacTCCAGCATATACGTTTTTGAAGAGCCTGGACGTTTAAATCGTTTACATAATACGATCTTTAAAAAATTGCCAACAAAGCAATTTCAAAAGTGTACACAATGTAAGTACCTCAGTCTTTTTTAGCATGTTTTGGGCTTTTCATTGTTATATCTCCTTCGAAGTCGAGGCTTCTTTTGGCCGTAGAACTGATTTGATGCTCGACCAGAGTTGTTGGAATATGCTCTTTTTGTGTGTTTGAAGTGCTTGCTTGAGATTCAGGCATGGGTATGCCTGCCAGCAACTCTTTTTGAACATGTAAAGACAAGTTCTTTTCTTCAGAGCTACGCGAAGTTGATGATGATTCAGATGATGGAAGACACGCTATGATTATATTTCGCACGAATTTTCTATTTCTTGCTTCGTTCCTTGATGTCCTAACTTGGAAAAGGAATtgaaaatctttgaatttttcaTTAATGGAATTGGGGCTAAAATGTCTTACCTGTTTTAGATAAGaaaaacaaaagttaaaaaatTGTAAGAgtcttttattgaattgaaCTGGTTGCAACTGAATATAACCCTTGGTTTTCTTCAACGAGCTCTTCACCTGTCATATCTAATAACATTTCTACTTCCCAATGTTCCACATAGACAGTCAAACTTTCAGTTCCATCATATAATTCTGCTTGGAAGcgtaatatatatagatataataaGTTACAATGTAAACCAGCGAGAATTTGTAATAAAAGTATTATGTATTATGTTTGTAATTGGTTTATGTTTTCAGGGTACAAGTGTAACTTACAGTGGTTGCAGGCCTGGGAAAGTATCGTTGCAGCATAAGCAAGTGAATTCATATCCATAAGCAGCTCCACAAGATTTAGCACAACTTGGACATGCTAAAAAGTATATACAGTGCTGTGAATCTGTAATTTTCAGCCTAGCTTTTAGCCAAAAAGATTTAAATTGTGAATGAAAATGTGTTTATATTAGCACTTGCTCTTAGAATTTAAAGAAAGGTAAAACAACATATGAATAAATGCGAAATTATTGTTTCAGTCAAGCTAAGGATCTTACGGATTTTGCGAATCTGGAAATTAAACGGCTGGTTTACGCCTTGGTATGCTTTCTCTTACAGTTTTTGGGAAATAACAATATCTACATATTATCTGTTAGCTTTGACCCTAAAAAAGTGGTTGTATATCAGTGACTCGCATTCCACAATATAAAGACCAcaccaaacttaaaaaaaatacattaacaAAGAGTAGGAAGTTTAGGAAAATCTAGAAACATTCAGCCCTAAGAAAGACACCATTTGTTGTACAAAAAGAATTTGTCTTTCGTGTTCCACAGAAAATTGAATAAATAGAAAAGTATTTGTTTAATAAGAAAGTTAGCTAAAATTTCAACTACTTTGTTTTGAAGCCGAAGAAATAAGATTCTAAATAGAGAAAAAATAGGCTGAGCAAATATAAGTTGGAGCAATTCTAAGAATATGGGAGATACAaatataaaactttgaaaaggTTGTACTCAAAACTTTAATAAACTAATACCTGcaatttgaaaagaataatATGGTAAATTACATTGTGCATAAAGTTAGTTGTAAACAATCGTAATTCAGAAGTTCTCATCGTAGTTAGTAtattaaaaaaagtaatatattcGTAGACAACCATATTATATTTCTAAGATGTAAAATTTTGTATAAGTTAATGACAAAGATGTAATTAGAAAGGTAGGCGTTAATAAGATGGAAAAACATCAATGAGCTAAAAAAAACAACTGAAAGTAACAGATTGCTCATAggaaaaatgataaattattagTTTAGTACCTATTAAATTTAGGTAGAAGAGAAACGAACGAAACATGGAGCTACAAAATAGCAAGTAATAATAAAGTTGTAATCAACAGACGGACCTGTATGATAGGCGAGCCGAAGAgctaaacaatttttttttattgatatgcCTTTCGCAGCCGTAGCACGTACGGGTTGAAATAGTGGTACCTAATTCGGCCTAAGATGAAAATGTCATAAAACAGGCAACAAAAGAAAGATCAATATCCAGTGCTACAAACCCGTTTAAGATTTAAGCTAAcacatgtaaaaaaaatttagttcgTGGGAGTCTTGGATTTGgaactttttttcttttaaaataatttaattttgtggTTGGCGGCATATATAATACATATGCAAATAAATATCTAAAGGTGccgtattaattaattaaagtttatgcaCAAGCCGGTTGTCTTTCGGGTATCACAGCTTGCTTTCCTCTTTCAGTGTATCCACACTAGTAgaatttccttgatttatttCGCATATTAAATGAAGTAATAGGTAGATAATTGTCGAAGTAGACGCACGTGAAGTAATAGGGTACAATTTTACTTCGCATTATCACCGAAGTCGTATCCAATAAATTAGCGAAGTCTTTGGCTGGAATTAGACCGATGACGAAGTAAAACAATGTTTTCTACATCATCGATTTTGTAAAGTGCAGAAGTAATAGcttatatataactgcatagttTATATAGAATGACGAAGTATGCGTTGAATAACTTCATaggttttgtatttttgtgaagTAATTGATATGAATGAGTTCACTGTTAGCAACGGTTTccacttagcgacggttttggaaAGATtagccgtcgctaattagcgacaattttatgagtaaccgtcgctaattagcgacagttttctgAAATACGGTCGCTACCTAGCAACGGTAGcttcaaaaactgtcgctaattagcgacggttactcataaaactgtcgctaattagcgaccctTTATACCAAAACTGTCTCTAATTAGCGACCGTATTTATATACCTGTCGCTAGTTAGCGACGGTAAttataaaactgtcgctaattatattattttttttaaaaaaaaattatcttttaaattttataattattcctacatatttttaaataatatcctAACACATctaaatatcatgttttaaatttataaataatttataaaacaatTTTACTTTGCGATAAAATAAGCTAACAAAATTAACTTCAtgatcataaatttaaaatcaaagctaaaaaatataatctaaatcgaaattaaaaccgTCCGAGAAAAATAGAGGTAGATATGAAGTGGTGTGAAGAATAAGCTGCGAAAGTGGGTATTTATAGGGTCAATAAatatgtcgctaattagcgacaggttttacaactgtcgccgatttatgTAGCGACGGattgtttaaaccgtcgctattggcgacggttaaaaaaaatcgttgctatttagcgacggtgtatacaaccgtcgctgatttaTTTGGCGACAAatatttaaactgtcgctattagcgacggttaaaaaaTAACCGTtgctatttagcgacagttgtaTTTAtacaactgtcgccgatttatttGGCAACGGATTtgtaaatcgtcgctaatagcgacagtttaaacaaaattgtcgctaattagcgacggtttacatatttttttgtttgtaagTTTTGTTACTTCACAATTTACATCTAATGACGAAGTAGTAAATTTAAAAGACTTCATTTTTTTGTATTGTAGTGAAGTATTTAATAGAGAACGACTTCATAATTATTGATTTGTGGTGAAGTAAATTCTTTCTTTAACTTCGACACAATTTTAATATGGCGagttaatttgtattttattacttcatcatttaagaaaaattaattaaaattatggttcattttttacttcactaaatataaattaaattttttttttttaactcttcaattcatcaaaactacTGTGTCGaagtaaaatattataaaaaattagaagtgaagcccgtgttttttaaattgtgaagtaaaaaataatgcTTTACTTCGCTGGTGTTATTACCGAAGTTGATTAATATATACtacttcataattaataatcgCCGAAGTAACGAGTGGCTAAGTAAAAGCCAGAAATTCTACTAGTGCCATTAACCATTTTCCCTTTTCATTCGGTACGTAGCATttaattttggcaaaaacttgtgtgagacggtcttacgggtcgtattttgtgagacggatattttattcgggtcatccatgaaaaaatattacttttatggtaagagtattactttttattgtgaatatcggtagggttgacccgtctcacagataaagatccgtgagaccgtctcacaaaagacctactctttaaTTTTCACCAACGATCTTTGTGTTTTGTGTCTAACTTTATTGATTTCTTAATTAAAAGTGTTTTACCACATTAGGCATAACTAGATATAgaagataaaatattaattaattataatcttTACTTTGTTTAATGTTTgtttcaaattatataaaagATTAATATCATGCAACGTTATcttatcaaaatatattaatttctctatttttattacgtattatccATCGGGCATCAGATAAATAAATACTCGGGTTCAATTAATACCTAAACCTAATTAGATAAAATTATCGGTTTTTAGGTACAAATGTTGTTCTATCCAAATAATCCGATTGGGTCTCTGATTTTTAGGACTATTTGGTGCTGCAATTTGTGGTATGTATGCTATTCCCTAGATTTCAAACTTAATTATAATACCAATAATAAATCAGTGACTAGAAGCTACTTGGAAAAAATATTGTTAGAATTTGAACGGGGGCTTCAACCAAAATACATGTGTACCTGTGTCTTAGTGTTGTAAATAAATCGAATCGGTTCGTGAACTTTTTGATCTGACTCAAcgaatatttgatttgatttttaatttatcaaactCGAGTCGAACTCGAAAATATAAGTTCGAACTTTTTTGGAGTCGAATTCAAACTAAATTTATTTGTCTGATAATTCACTGGCCGCTCACGtgccttaatttttttattaatactagttactctgcacacACGATGTGTGTGTACattcttttttatcattatggATGGACTAAAGTTAAATTTGACAAATGagagactaaattgatatttgaattgttgaaataaaaaaataaaaataaaagtgtgtgttgaaattttttttaaaaaaacaaaacaaaagtgtaatattaatatcatataagggtaaagttAGAAGAAAAAGTTAGTGTCCTTCCTAGTTTGTTactatcatgtcctcaactttaataaaatagaatagataatataattatatattaaatatatatacatttcgaGTATTTCGGACGTTTCGAGTTTTCGaacctttattttcaaaacttaCTATTGGAACAATAGTTCGAATAGCTCGTGAATAGATTCgaaccaaaaaattaaaaaaattcgaattccaaatcaaactcaaactcaaacaTATCTATTCGAACTCGAACAAATTATCTGTCCAACTttaattggcaaaaacttgtgtgagacggtctcacgggtcgtattttgtgagacggatctcttatttgggtcatccatgaaaaagtattacttctTATGCTAAAagcattattttttaatgtgaatatcagtagggttgaccgtctcacagataaaaattcgtgagaccgtataaCAAGTGACATACTCCTTAAAAAAGGGTGTCAACTCAAACATATCTATTCGAATCAACTTTAAAAAACGGGTGTCATCCTACACGAAAAGTCAGAGCATCCCAAAAAAACCCGACCCAGACGGTTTTAACGCCGTGTATAAAATTACAATCAACAACTTTAAAAATCCACGCGTGCGTTTCATCGGCAACGCCACGTAGCTGAACCCGCATTCCCCAGAGACCGCCACGAAGCTCGCGATACTGGATCAAATGCAACGGACGCATATACAGCACAGAGGGACACCTGTCCATCTCAGTCCGTCTTTATCTCTCTTCTTCCCCTCTATTTTTTCTTGGGTTTCGTCAAAAAAGTGTgggtaaaaaaaaacaagatgaGTGGAAGTAACTTGGAGACTCGATCGTTGCTAGATGAGCTGAGGAGCTTCGATAAGGGAGGTTTCTTGGATCTTGGCCACCCTTTGCTCAATCGGATCGCTGAAAGCTTCGTCAAAGCTGCTGGGGTACGTTCTTTACATACAAATATATGCGCGCACACacgtgtgtatgtgtgtgtgaatATTGATGTTAAATCTCTAATGTGGGACAGAATGGTGTGATTATAGAGTTTGTTGTATTTACTTTTCTGTGATATTTGTGTTCTTATGATCCCGTGGCAGATTGGAGCAATACAGGCTGTGTCTCGGGAAGCTTATCTTACTGCTGTAGAAAGTGAGTTAACCTTTTCCCCCActaatcaaatattaaaatcttAATCCTTAAGCAACTAAAAtgattttgaaatcaaaatatTGGTGTCAATTTTTCCAGTCACTTGTAATTAAACAAGTTATCTATATTGAAGAAAAGGTCATCAAGTTTTGATGGAGCaattttttttcagaaattgaaaatgtttaatttgattattgatAAGGTGTGGATGGAGATGCAACCACAGGCGGCAGCACTGAGATTGGGGCTCCCAAAAGGCAACACCGTTTCCCGGATCTACGAGGTTTGGAACGTCAATCAGTACTTGTTTTAATCTAAACTGTGTTTGCGGTATTAGAGTTATTTATTGATTTGGGGAAGAATGTATGCATGTTTGTAGTTGTTCGGGGAGGGAAAATAATCGAATTCGTCTGGTAATTTAGTATATCTTCGGGTTTTggtaaatttgatattttattttaaactaatTCCATCTATTGTGTAATCCTTTATGTAACAATAGTtccttaaatttttaaataccaTAAAGTTTTGGATTATTAtcatatgataattaattaattttagaatAATTGGATGAGAAGTAATGATTATGTTTAGAGGTCTTTGTCTAAATGAAACGAAAATGAAATCACCATGtctgattttattttgttggaAGAAGAATAGATTGATAAACGAAACCAAGAAAATCCATTGTTTTGGAATTCTGGTTGGTGCGAAACTAAAAGCCCAAAGCTTTTGGGGTAAATTATTTTTCCATAATATATACATGAGTATTTTATATAAGAATCATGCGGGtatcatgaaatatttttagaagaaaatttgTAGGAAGGCGGCGACTGCGCCTGATGATTCTTTATTCTTCCTTGGTCATATGTGGTTTCTAAGTACTTACATGCATTGAACTTTAGAACAGGAGTGAGTGTTCCGGGTATATATTTAGTTGAGGTCGATTCATTTACTAACGAGAAAACAAAATGAGATTTTGTGATTTTGTTTCCGATGTTTCTGAAGATTTGCTTTGAGATAATTTGTTTTGAGGTTGGTTTGTTCTCGTTGGGAAAGAATAAATCCATGCTAGTGGTCAACTGTTGTAATATTTGTCTTGTCAGATGAAAATTCTCCCATCCAAGGATTATGTATTAATGTTCAAGGGTTATGAAGAATCATGTAGTACTACCAAATATAAATGAGTAAATAATTTTCTTTGGGAAGGAATACCAGAGATTCTGTTTCGCTCCACAAGCCTTGAGCCATCGAAGTTTGGTTGCCTTTGAATGGATTGATTTAAATGGACGACTTGATTAAAACGATATGTTTTAAATTAGTCTATTTTTGTTGGATTTGGAACCCATTAACATGACTGATATTAGTTATGAACAACGATTGAAGAATGTGAAGTCAGTGGAATTCAGAAAAGttaaaatcatttcaaatgCAAACGTGCTCTCAGTTATTGTAAAAACACGGTGAGTTAAATTGCCATTCAGAAGAAGTACGAGGGCATGGTGATACTGCTTTTTTAATTCTACTGGTTACTGAGCTGAAAATATTCGAATTTGTGTTTGGTTCGGTGCTGCATGATTTAGTTATTATGTGACCTTGTCGTGGGCACGATCTTCGATTGAGATTTTGTGAAAATCAACCTTACTGATATGTCATATCCGAGGTAGGCTTGAGTTCTCGGGGATGCCACAAGGTTTTAGAAGTTAGGCTACAAATTTGTTTAGCATTCCTTTGATTGAATATAATGCATGAGGTTTTAGAAGTTAGGCTACAAATTTGTTTAGCATTCCTTTTGATTGAATATAATGCTTTCATACGGTAGATTGGATTTCTTGGCTTATACTTATGCTATTCATGTTTGTGTTGACTATGTTTGCAGGAGAAAGTAACCGAAAGTCGGTTGAGGCCTTGGTAAGTTGAAGTAGCTTGTAGTCATAACTATCTTTATATATTTGGATGGATGTCTTCAGAGTAAAAGGCCAACCTAGGTTAACTATATTTCTAGTTCGGCATATATTATTCTCCGTTGATCGCGTGAACACGAGCAAGTTGGATGAGTAAAGAGTTTCTTGTTTCAGATTAATGGAGCTCATTctaaatgtttaatatatttttatttctttgtgATTTAATGTTTTGTCATGGTGCTGAAATTGCAGGTGAAGAACACAGGCATAGAATCTATGCAATGGGGTAAGCCTGCTGATTTAGACCATGTGTTTTTAGTGTCCTAAGTGGCTATTTTTTATGGTCGAACAAGATGCTGTACATTTCCTTATGCTTTTCTAGTTTAAAGCGTTGTAATTCAAAAACTGAGGATTGAATTTGAAATAACCGATAGCTGCTAAAGGAATTGTGCGCTAATAGCCTGTCATGCGAGCCTCCCACTTCGGCCTGCTATACCAAATGCGAGAGAAACCCCATCCTTCTCTTTCCTTTTTTCGCGTGGGGACATGGGGATGTAACAAAGGGCATGCTATCAACTTGTTCTGATCTAGGATAATAAGTTCACGAGCTTACATCTGAGCTTGATTATAAAATTCTACTATTGATCATGGATGTCTTATTTCGGAATCACATTTCACTCTTGTTAATTACTACCAAAGAAGTCACTGACATTTGCATACTTTAAACCCATGGGATTACTAGTCATTATCTGATAGGAACTTAGGCCATCGGCCGTAGAGCTAATGTTGTATAGCTAATGTTGTACATGTGACCAAATGGTGCAGGTTTAGCAGCAGGGATGTATTCTGGTGTCACTTATGGATTGAAGGAGGCTAGGGGAGTTCATGATTGGGTAATAATTTCGTTTTTGCACAGTTTGT includes:
- the LOC140985362 gene encoding outer envelope pore protein 16-2, chloroplastic; this translates as MSGSNLETRSLLDELRSFDKGGFLDLGHPLLNRIAESFVKAAGIGAIQAVSREAYLTAVESVDGDATTGGSTEIGAPKRQHRFPDLRGESNRKSVEALVKNTGIESMQWGLAAGMYSGVTYGLKEARGVHDWKNSLMAGAVTGAVLALTTGEHSHEQVVQCAITGAAISTAANLLTGIF